A genomic region of uncultured Roseibium sp. contains the following coding sequences:
- a CDS encoding amino acid synthesis family protein — translation MKIRKTLLIEETVETDEFGAACDPLIRMAALAVLENPFAGIDADDLSELFEMGAALGDRLAGKIMHRLDGAPTGYGKAAIVGSEGAGEHGAALLHPMLGKPVRAAIGGGKALMPSNVKVAALGDTIDLPLGHKDEAWAFNFIDTLSVGIADAPRANEIVLCVGIASGARPRARVGDGPR, via the coding sequence ATGAAAATTCGAAAGACACTTCTGATCGAGGAAACCGTCGAGACCGACGAATTCGGCGCGGCCTGCGATCCGCTGATCCGGATGGCGGCGCTCGCGGTCCTGGAAAATCCGTTCGCCGGAATTGACGCCGATGACCTTTCCGAACTGTTTGAGATGGGTGCCGCGCTTGGAGACAGGCTGGCAGGAAAGATCATGCACCGCCTGGACGGTGCGCCGACCGGCTATGGCAAGGCGGCGATCGTGGGCTCCGAGGGGGCTGGCGAACACGGTGCGGCGCTCCTGCACCCGATGCTCGGCAAGCCGGTGCGCGCAGCCATCGGCGGTGGCAAGGCCCTGATGCCCTCCAACGTGAAGGTGGCCGCACTTGGTGACACCATAGACCTGCCGCTTGGACACAAGGACGAAGCCTGGGCGTTCAACTTCATCGATACGCTTTCGGTGGGCATCGCCGACGCCCCCCGCGCGAACGAGATTGTCTTGTGTGTCGGCATTGCGAGCGGCGCCCGCCCACGCGCCCGCGTCGGCGACGGACCCCGATAG